One region of Bombus affinis isolate iyBomAffi1 chromosome 5, iyBomAffi1.2, whole genome shotgun sequence genomic DNA includes:
- the LOC126916151 gene encoding kynurenine aminotransferase encodes MFTKISLSTTAKVLLSLPTLRNIRSYSVMMSKFDLPDRFKGNDKSIWVEYIQLASKYKPINLGQGFPDFYAPENLTKALAAVTTSDNPLINQYTRGFGHPRLVNAIAKLYSKLLNRTLDPNKEVLVTSGAYEALYATLQGHTNSGDEWIIIEPFFDCYVPMVRSAGGIPKFIALKPKSTKGSLSSADWIFDRQELENLFNEKTKGIIINTPHNPVGKVFTLDELQFIANLAKKWNTLVVSDEVYEWLVYEPYKHVRIATLPDMYERTITIGSAGKTFSVTGWKIGWAYGPENLLYNLQIVHQNNVYTCNTPTQEAVAIGFEQELERFGQPDCYFVSLAKELLPKRNYMAKFLSDVGMIPTIPEGGYFMVANWSALKDKVRLEEETDENKDYRFTKWMTKNVGIQGIPPSVFYSPEHKHLGEDNVRYCYIKKDENLKKAADILMKWKDQQ; translated from the exons ATGTTTACTAAAATTTCTTTGTCTACAACTGCTAAAGTGTTACTTTCTCTACCCACATTAAGAAATATACGAAGTTATTCTGTTATGATGAGTAAATTTGATCTCCCTGATCGCTTTAAAGGCAATGATAAATCAATATG GGTGGAATATATTCAGTTGGCTTCAAAATATAAGCCCATAAATTTAGGACAAGGATTTCCAGATTTTTATGCTCCAGAAAATTTAACTAAAGCTTTGGCTGCTGTGACTACAAGTGACAATCCTCTAATAAATCAATATACCAGAGGATTT GGTCACCCACGTTTAGTAAATGCTATTGCAAAATTGTATTCGAAGCTCTTAAACCGTACTTTAGATCCAAATAAGGAAGTTCTTGTAACTTCTGGTGCTTATGAAGCATTATATGCTACGTTACAAGGTCACACAAACTCTGGTGATGAGTGGATAATTATTGAACCTTTCTTTGATTGTTATGTACCTATGGTTAGATCTGCTGGAGGAATTCCAAAGTTTATTGCCTTAAAACCA AAAAGCACAAAGGGATCTCTTTCTTCTGCAGATTGGATATTTGATAGACAAGAATTAGAGAATCTTTTTAATGAAAAAACGAAAGGAATAATCATTAACACTCCACATAATCCTGTGGGAAAGGTTTTCACTCTAGATGAATTACAGTTTATCGCTAATTTGGCTAAAAAGTGGAACACCCTTGTTGTGTCAGATGAAGTGTATGAATGGCTTGTttatgagccatataaacatgTTAGAATTG CAACATTACCTGATATGTACGAACGTACGATTACCATTGGATCTGCTGGTAAAACATTCAGTGTTACTGGGTGGAAAATAGGATGGGCATATGGTCCGGAAAATTTACTATATAACTTACAAATTGTTCATCAAAATAATGTATATACGTGTAACACACCAACTCAA GAGGCTGTGGCTATTGGATTCGAACAAGAATTAGAAAGATTTGGTCAACCTGACTGTTATTTTGTGAGTTTAGCTAAGGAGTTGCTACCAAAACGAAATTATATGGCTAAATTTCTTAGCGATGTAGGAATGATTCCAACAATTCCCGAAGGAGGATACTTTATGGTAGCTAATTGGTCAGCTTTAAAAGATAAAGTACGATtagaagaagaaacagatgagAATAAAGATTATCGTTTCACAAAATGGATGACGAAAAATGTTGGAATTCAAGGAATTCCCCCATCTGTATTTTATAGTCCTGAACATAAACACTTAGGGGAAGATAACGTAAGATATTGCTATATAAAG aaagatgaaaatttgaaaaaagcagccgatattttaatgaaatggaAAGATCAGCAATAG
- the LOC126916163 gene encoding E3 SUMO-protein ligase NSE2-like: MTQSQQIIEELYDAYTKTAANIIVYYEGNEMDEKLKELKCIVNNNSVQDKKLRLFKERKNQLLNLNNDDDNDDYHTEQSNNGNRLNEYRLILSETDNNTSKDDKLIEFNKHVEALLDGVAQKENDTDAEIQLKGGYVNVIDPISKKRIVDPVKNTICGHTYDQESIMQLLKINKKTRCPVIGCKSTEFVQLSQLRPDIVTKTYLEKHPE; this comes from the exons atGACGCAATCTCAACAAATAATTGAAGAATTATATGATGCTTACACAAAAACTGCTGCtaatattattgtttattatg aaGGTAATGAAATGGACGAGAAGTTAAAAGAACTAAAATGTATAGTAAACAACAATAGTGTTCAAGATAAAAAGTTAAGGTTATTCAAGGAAAGGAAGAatcaattattaaatttaaataatgatgatgataatgatgacTATCATACGGAGCAGAGTAATAATGGAAACCGCTTGAAt gAATATAGACTAATTCTCTCTGAGACTGATAATAATACATCGAAAGATGATAAACTTATAGAATTTAATAAACATGTAGAAGCACTGCTAG ATGGAGTAGCACAAAAAGAAAATGATACAGATGCAGAAATACAGTTAAAAGGGGGCTATGTTAATGTAATTGACCCAATCTCTAAGAAGAGAATTGTGGATCCTGTGAAGAATACTATATGTGGTCATACTTATGATCAAGAAAGTATTATGCAGTTATTGAAAATTAATAAGAAGACAAG ATGTCCCGTTATAGGTTGCAAAAGTACAGAATTTGTACAACTTTCGCAACTTCGTCCAGACATTGTAACGAAAACATATCTAGAGAAACATCCAGAATAA
- the LOC126916157 gene encoding UPF0605 protein CG18335-like isoform X2, translating into MGYAGYCPQYRYRCGETYGSLTHKVLLDPTVNHAETLILSNRIPDDYEVQRPPKNDIDVVNARYKRTDPIFIHPITPSYEGFTPKLKARNGQRYTVLATEGLAEFERQQLRNRAALNELKRIINIQAGQGEPRNLEDRLLIKSEFKLPMLTVRPDCVGVTRNLFLDEQHETPSDHSPSPYFMDNANPQKYFISRYGGHIPYGYAHFGKTNVPATNSALCDFTSDYRKRQSTEWAPVTISRPDPPLLIQPTIIYHKHVGMLPNYLGHVPGETFRFGKTFGADTKDAKRWLRGDFSA; encoded by the exons ATGGG ATATGCCGGATACTGTCCTCAATATCGCTACAGATGTGGTGAAACGTATGGAAGTCTTACGCACAAAGTGCTTCTTGATCCTACAGTGAATCATGCGGAGACTCTCATTTTATCGAACCGTATCCCCGACGATTACGAG GTCCAGAGGCCACCGAAAAATGACATAGACGTAGTAAATGCTAGATACAAAAGGACCGACCCTATATTTATTCATCCTATAACACCAAGTTACGAAG GATTTACTCCAAAACTAAAAGCCAGAAATGGACAAAGATACACGGTGTTGGCTACAGAAGGACTTGCCGAATTTGAACGACAACAATTAAGAAATAGAGCGGCTCTTAATGAACTTAAAcgaattataaatatacaagCTGGACAGGGAGAACCAAGAAATTTAGAAGATCGTTTG CTCATAAAAAGTGAGTTTAAACTGCCTATGCTAACAGTTCGACCTGATTGCGTGGGTGTAACGAGGAATTTATTTTTGGACGAACAACACGAAACACCCAGCGATCATTCTCCATCCCCTTACTTTATGGACAATGCAAATCCGCAAAAATACTTTATCAGTC GATACGGGGGTCACATACCATACGGATATGCGCATTTTGGAAAAACAAATGTTCCGGCTACTAACAGCGCCCTTTGCGATTTTACGTCTGATTATAGAAAACGACAAAGTACAGAATGGGCACCAGTAACAATTTCACGACCTGATCCACCTCTATTAATTCAACCCACTATTATTTACCACAAACATGTTGGTATGCTTCCAAATTATCTTGGACACGTTCCTGGAGAAACATTCAG ATTCGGCAAAACTTTCGGAGCTGACACTAAAGATGCGAAAAGATGGCTCCGTGGTGATTTCTctgcataa
- the LOC126916157 gene encoding UPF0605 protein CG18335-like isoform X1 yields the protein MSAGTELLSTAEPHLIPGYAGYCPQYRYRCGETYGSLTHKVLLDPTVNHAETLILSNRIPDDYEVQRPPKNDIDVVNARYKRTDPIFIHPITPSYEGFTPKLKARNGQRYTVLATEGLAEFERQQLRNRAALNELKRIINIQAGQGEPRNLEDRLLIKSEFKLPMLTVRPDCVGVTRNLFLDEQHETPSDHSPSPYFMDNANPQKYFISRYGGHIPYGYAHFGKTNVPATNSALCDFTSDYRKRQSTEWAPVTISRPDPPLLIQPTIIYHKHVGMLPNYLGHVPGETFRFGKTFGADTKDAKRWLRGDFSA from the exons ATGTCTGCTGGAACAGAATTATTATCCACAGCGGAACCACATCTTATTCCAGG ATATGCCGGATACTGTCCTCAATATCGCTACAGATGTGGTGAAACGTATGGAAGTCTTACGCACAAAGTGCTTCTTGATCCTACAGTGAATCATGCGGAGACTCTCATTTTATCGAACCGTATCCCCGACGATTACGAG GTCCAGAGGCCACCGAAAAATGACATAGACGTAGTAAATGCTAGATACAAAAGGACCGACCCTATATTTATTCATCCTATAACACCAAGTTACGAAG GATTTACTCCAAAACTAAAAGCCAGAAATGGACAAAGATACACGGTGTTGGCTACAGAAGGACTTGCCGAATTTGAACGACAACAATTAAGAAATAGAGCGGCTCTTAATGAACTTAAAcgaattataaatatacaagCTGGACAGGGAGAACCAAGAAATTTAGAAGATCGTTTG CTCATAAAAAGTGAGTTTAAACTGCCTATGCTAACAGTTCGACCTGATTGCGTGGGTGTAACGAGGAATTTATTTTTGGACGAACAACACGAAACACCCAGCGATCATTCTCCATCCCCTTACTTTATGGACAATGCAAATCCGCAAAAATACTTTATCAGTC GATACGGGGGTCACATACCATACGGATATGCGCATTTTGGAAAAACAAATGTTCCGGCTACTAACAGCGCCCTTTGCGATTTTACGTCTGATTATAGAAAACGACAAAGTACAGAATGGGCACCAGTAACAATTTCACGACCTGATCCACCTCTATTAATTCAACCCACTATTATTTACCACAAACATGTTGGTATGCTTCCAAATTATCTTGGACACGTTCCTGGAGAAACATTCAG ATTCGGCAAAACTTTCGGAGCTGACACTAAAGATGCGAAAAGATGGCTCCGTGGTGATTTCTctgcataa